One genomic segment of Amycolatopsis sp. WQ 127309 includes these proteins:
- a CDS encoding ArsA family ATPase, producing the protein MRILLFTGKGGVGKTTLAAATGAALAGRGRKTLVASTDPAHSLGDAFGHTLGAEPSEVDALLSAVQIDSRTLVDTTWHQLRAELQTTLSGAGFDTLDAEELTVLPGVDELLALSEVRRLAEHGPWDTIVVDCGPTAETLRLLALPEAVSGYLSRVFGRRGRVTDSVRRLGAHLEGLRALLTEPSVTTVRLVLTPERVVVAEARRTLSSLALRGIAVDGLIANRLMPAPGIWRGGAASWLRTRRTQQDTVLAELTAAGFTRVARVEHRAVEPVGLPALLGIADELYGDRDPLAGDGTPVTPLLRVRPAPGGYTLRVAIPLGRDAEVDLARVDDDLAITVDGFRRLIALPESLQPCRITGAESDADGLLVSLAGNRGRG; encoded by the coding sequence GTGCGGATCCTGCTGTTCACCGGCAAGGGGGGTGTCGGGAAGACCACGCTGGCCGCGGCCACCGGCGCCGCGCTGGCCGGCCGCGGCAGGAAGACCCTCGTCGCGTCCACGGACCCGGCGCACTCGCTCGGCGACGCCTTCGGCCACACCCTCGGCGCCGAACCGTCCGAAGTGGACGCACTCCTTTCGGCCGTCCAGATCGATTCGCGGACGCTCGTCGACACCACCTGGCACCAGCTGCGGGCCGAGCTGCAGACGACGTTGTCCGGCGCCGGGTTCGACACCCTCGACGCCGAAGAGCTGACCGTGCTCCCGGGCGTCGACGAGCTGCTCGCGCTGAGCGAGGTCCGGCGGCTGGCCGAGCACGGCCCGTGGGACACCATCGTCGTCGACTGCGGCCCGACGGCCGAGACGCTGCGGCTGCTGGCGCTGCCCGAAGCCGTTTCCGGCTACCTGAGCAGGGTGTTCGGCCGCCGCGGCCGGGTCACCGACTCCGTGCGCCGCCTCGGCGCGCACCTCGAAGGCCTGCGCGCGCTGCTCACCGAGCCGTCGGTGACCACCGTCCGCCTCGTCCTGACGCCTGAACGGGTCGTCGTCGCCGAAGCGCGACGCACGCTCAGCTCGCTCGCGCTGCGCGGCATCGCCGTCGACGGCCTGATCGCCAACCGGCTGATGCCCGCGCCCGGGATCTGGCGCGGCGGCGCCGCGTCGTGGCTGCGCACCCGCCGCACCCAGCAGGACACCGTGCTGGCCGAGCTGACCGCGGCCGGGTTCACGCGGGTCGCCCGCGTCGAGCACCGGGCCGTCGAACCGGTCGGGCTGCCCGCGCTGCTGGGGATCGCCGACGAGCTCTACGGCGACCGCGACCCGCTGGCCGGCGACGGCACCCCGGTCACCCCGCTGCTGCGGGTCCGGCCCGCGCCCGGGGGCTACACGCTGCGCGTCGCGATCCCGCTGGGGCGGGACGCCGAAGTGGACCTCGCTCGCGTCGACGACGACCTGGCGATCACCGTGGACGGCTTCCGCAGGCTCATCGCCCTGCCGGAGTCGCTGCAGCCGTGCCGGATCACCGGCGCGGAATCCGACGCCGACGGCCTGCTCGTGAGCCTGGCCGGGAACCGGGGCCGCGGGTGA
- a CDS encoding carbohydrate ABC transporter permease produces MSTVLTSTSAPAVARPPSRTRRFTQRVTSPWTYAALVAILAGSAFPVYWSFVVSSQTPDAVGSVPPVLVPGGHLFENIARVFDETNFGLALANSVIVSGTITLSVVLFSTLAGFAFAKLRFRGRTVLLLLVVATQAIPTELGVVPLYIMMADFGWAGQLQAVIVPGLVTAFGVFFMRQYFERALPLELLEAGRMDGCGSLRLFWHVALPTARPAAAVLGLFTFMQAWNDFFWPLVVLVPENPTVQTALSTLASGYTTDYTLVLTAATLGTIPVLLVFLLFGRQIVGGIMQGALKG; encoded by the coding sequence ATGTCCACCGTGCTGACCTCGACCTCGGCACCCGCCGTGGCCCGGCCGCCGAGCCGGACGCGGCGGTTCACCCAGCGGGTCACGAGCCCGTGGACCTACGCCGCGCTGGTCGCGATCCTGGCCGGCTCGGCGTTCCCGGTCTACTGGTCGTTCGTCGTCTCGTCGCAGACGCCGGACGCGGTGGGCAGCGTGCCGCCGGTGCTGGTGCCGGGCGGGCACCTGTTCGAGAACATCGCCCGGGTCTTCGACGAGACGAACTTCGGCCTGGCGCTGGCGAACTCGGTGATCGTCTCGGGCACCATCACGCTTTCGGTGGTGCTGTTCTCGACGCTCGCCGGGTTCGCCTTCGCCAAGCTGCGCTTCCGCGGCCGGACCGTGCTGCTGCTCCTGGTGGTCGCCACCCAGGCGATCCCGACCGAGCTGGGCGTCGTGCCGCTCTACATCATGATGGCCGACTTCGGCTGGGCCGGGCAGCTGCAGGCGGTGATCGTGCCGGGCCTGGTCACCGCGTTCGGCGTGTTCTTCATGCGCCAGTACTTCGAGCGGGCGCTGCCGCTGGAGCTGCTGGAGGCCGGCCGGATGGACGGCTGCGGCTCGCTGCGGCTGTTCTGGCACGTCGCGCTGCCCACGGCCCGCCCGGCCGCGGCGGTGCTCGGCCTGTTCACGTTCATGCAGGCGTGGAACGACTTCTTCTGGCCGCTGGTGGTGCTGGTGCCGGAGAACCCGACCGTCCAAACGGCACTGTCGACACTGGCCAGTGGCTACACCACCGACTACACGCTCGTGCTCACCGCCGCGACCCTCGGCACCATCCCCGTCCTTCTCGTGTTCCTGCTGTTCGGCCGCCAGATCGTCGGCGGCATCATGCAGGGCGCGCTCAAGGGCTGA
- a CDS encoding GH1 family beta-glucosidase — MTSSFPPGFRWGVATSAFQIEGATTEDGRGPSIWDTFAAVPGAIAGGDTGEPAAEHYERWEQDLELLGELGVDSYRFSVSWPRVQPEGRGRVEWRGLHFYRRLVEGLRDHGIEPFLTLYHWDLPQALEDEGGWRARDTAHRFADYAALVHEELGDLVDHWTTLNEPYPCAVAGYGEGRHAPGAKEGHGALAAAHHLLLGHGLAVEAMRAQAAHTHRFGVVLNQSPAVPVTDSAADAAAAARQDTLLRRQFTEPLFGGRYAPGLKAMFGAASDFSFRHDGDLATIGQPLDYLGVNYYYRQHVADAPPREPDPARRTLADIGVDTTRLPDVPRTGMGWPVEPEGLTEALVALHNGYPDLPPVYVTENGCVYPDRSDFADYERISFLSDHLAAAQEALDAGVDLRGYFAWSLLDNFEWAHGYKHRFGLVHVDYATQRRTPRASYRWYRDHIAAQRTP, encoded by the coding sequence GTGACTTCCAGTTTCCCGCCCGGCTTTCGCTGGGGTGTGGCCACATCGGCGTTCCAGATCGAGGGAGCCACCACCGAAGACGGCCGCGGACCGTCCATCTGGGACACCTTCGCCGCCGTGCCGGGGGCCATCGCCGGTGGTGACACCGGCGAGCCCGCGGCCGAGCACTACGAACGCTGGGAGCAGGACCTCGAGCTGCTCGGCGAGCTCGGCGTCGACTCCTACCGGTTCTCCGTGTCGTGGCCGCGGGTGCAGCCCGAGGGCCGGGGCCGCGTCGAATGGCGCGGCCTGCACTTCTACCGGCGGCTGGTGGAAGGGCTGCGGGACCACGGGATCGAGCCGTTCCTGACGCTCTACCACTGGGACCTTCCCCAGGCCCTGGAGGACGAAGGCGGCTGGCGGGCGCGGGACACGGCCCACCGGTTCGCCGACTACGCCGCCCTGGTCCACGAGGAGCTGGGCGACCTCGTCGACCACTGGACGACGCTGAACGAGCCGTACCCGTGCGCGGTCGCGGGGTACGGCGAGGGCCGGCACGCGCCCGGGGCGAAGGAGGGCCACGGCGCGCTGGCCGCCGCCCACCACCTGCTGCTCGGCCACGGCCTGGCGGTGGAGGCGATGCGGGCGCAGGCCGCGCACACGCACCGGTTCGGCGTCGTGCTCAACCAGTCCCCGGCGGTGCCGGTCACGGACTCGGCGGCCGACGCCGCGGCCGCGGCGCGGCAGGACACGTTGCTGCGCCGGCAGTTCACCGAGCCGTTGTTCGGCGGCCGGTACGCGCCGGGCCTGAAGGCGATGTTCGGGGCCGCGTCGGACTTCTCGTTCCGCCACGACGGCGACCTGGCCACGATCGGGCAGCCCCTGGACTACCTGGGCGTCAACTACTACTACCGGCAGCACGTCGCCGACGCGCCCCCGCGCGAGCCGGACCCGGCGCGGCGGACCCTCGCCGACATCGGCGTCGACACGACCCGCCTGCCGGACGTCCCGCGCACCGGCATGGGCTGGCCGGTCGAGCCGGAGGGCCTCACCGAAGCCCTGGTCGCGCTGCACAACGGCTACCCGGACCTGCCGCCGGTGTACGTCACCGAGAACGGCTGCGTCTACCCGGACCGCAGCGACTTCGCCGACTACGAGCGCATCAGCTTCCTGAGCGACCACCTGGCGGCGGCCCAGGAGGCCCTCGACGCCGGCGTCGACCTGCGCGGCTACTTCGCCTGGTCGCTGCTGGACAACTTCGAGTGGGCCCACGGCTACAAGCACCGCTTCGGCCTGGTCCACGTCGACTACGCGACGCAGCGCCGCACGCCGAGGGCGAGCTACCGCTGGTACCGCGACCACATCGCGGCGCAGCGCACCCCGTAA
- a CDS encoding long-chain fatty acid--CoA ligase gives MREYSAPAGKPVADDENMADVVWANAERFSDVVSFRRQVDGSWLDVTAKEFAGEVLAVAKGMAQAGIGRGDRVAIMSKTRYEWTLIDFAIWAAGAVTVPIYDTSSPEQVFWILSDSAAKGVFVETNGHAGAVDEIRDRLTELNHTWQIEGDSPAVEELSALGATLSDDELHERRREVVADELATIVYTSGTTGRPKGVELTHRNLLAEIRADIEAFPQLMEQGNSLLVFLPLAHVLARAIAITALSARVTLGHTPDVKNLVPDLGTFRPTFVVAVPRVFEKVYNSAKQKAHGDGKGKIFDAAEAVAVAYSEAQDKGGAGLGLKAKHLVFDKLVYGKLRAALGGRCVAAVSGGAPLGARLAHFFRGIGVPVFEGYGLTETSAAANVNTQSAFRVGTVGKPVNGTSVRIADDGEVMLKGDVVFRAYYNNPQATAESLTDGWFHTGDLGELDVDGFLKITGRKKEIIVTAGGKNVAPSGLEDTIKAAPLVSQAMVVGDQRPFIAALVTVDEEYFPSWKSQHGKPAGASVADLATDADLLAEIQTAVDEANKTVSKAEAIKKFAVLATDFTEQGGEITPSLKLKRNVVTKNYATDIEALYKK, from the coding sequence GTGCGCGAATACAGCGCTCCCGCCGGCAAGCCGGTGGCCGACGACGAGAACATGGCCGATGTCGTCTGGGCGAACGCGGAGCGGTTCTCCGACGTGGTCAGCTTCCGTCGCCAGGTCGACGGCAGCTGGCTGGACGTCACCGCGAAGGAGTTCGCCGGCGAGGTACTGGCCGTCGCCAAGGGCATGGCCCAGGCCGGGATCGGCCGCGGCGACCGCGTCGCGATCATGTCGAAGACGCGCTACGAGTGGACGCTGATCGACTTCGCGATCTGGGCGGCCGGCGCGGTGACGGTCCCGATCTACGACACGTCGTCCCCCGAACAGGTGTTCTGGATCCTCTCCGACTCGGCCGCGAAGGGTGTGTTCGTCGAGACGAACGGCCACGCCGGCGCCGTCGACGAGATCCGCGACCGGCTCACCGAGCTGAACCACACCTGGCAGATCGAGGGCGACTCCCCCGCCGTCGAGGAGCTGTCCGCGCTCGGCGCGACGCTGTCCGACGACGAGCTGCACGAGCGCCGCCGCGAGGTCGTCGCCGACGAGCTCGCCACGATCGTCTACACCTCGGGCACCACCGGCCGCCCCAAGGGCGTCGAGCTGACCCACCGCAACCTGCTGGCCGAGATCCGGGCCGACATCGAGGCGTTCCCGCAGCTGATGGAGCAGGGCAACTCGCTGCTGGTCTTCCTGCCGCTGGCGCACGTGCTGGCCCGCGCGATCGCCATCACCGCGCTGTCCGCCCGGGTCACCCTCGGGCACACCCCGGACGTCAAGAACCTGGTCCCCGACCTGGGCACCTTCCGGCCGACGTTCGTGGTCGCCGTGCCGCGCGTGTTCGAGAAGGTCTACAACTCGGCCAAGCAGAAGGCCCACGGCGACGGCAAGGGCAAGATCTTCGACGCCGCCGAGGCCGTCGCGGTCGCCTACAGCGAGGCGCAGGACAAGGGCGGCGCCGGGCTCGGCCTGAAGGCCAAGCACCTGGTGTTCGACAAGCTCGTCTACGGCAAGCTGCGCGCGGCTCTCGGCGGCCGCTGCGTGGCGGCGGTGTCGGGCGGGGCCCCGCTCGGTGCGCGGCTGGCGCACTTCTTCCGCGGCATCGGCGTCCCGGTGTTCGAGGGCTACGGCCTGACCGAGACGTCGGCGGCGGCGAACGTCAACACGCAGTCGGCGTTCCGCGTCGGCACGGTCGGCAAGCCGGTCAACGGCACGTCGGTCCGCATCGCCGACGACGGCGAGGTCATGCTCAAGGGCGACGTCGTCTTCCGGGCGTACTACAACAACCCGCAGGCGACGGCCGAGTCGCTCACCGACGGCTGGTTCCACACCGGCGACCTCGGCGAGCTGGACGTCGACGGCTTCCTCAAGATCACCGGCCGCAAGAAGGAGATCATCGTGACGGCGGGCGGCAAGAACGTCGCCCCGTCCGGCCTCGAGGACACCATCAAGGCGGCCCCGCTGGTGAGCCAGGCGATGGTGGTCGGCGACCAGCGCCCGTTCATCGCGGCGCTGGTGACGGTGGACGAGGAGTACTTCCCGTCCTGGAAGTCCCAGCACGGCAAGCCCGCCGGCGCGTCGGTCGCGGACCTGGCCACCGACGCGGACCTCCTCGCGGAGATCCAGACGGCGGTCGACGAGGCCAACAAGACGGTCTCGAAGGCCGAGGCGATCAAGAAGTTCGCCGTGCTGGCCACCGACTTCACCGAACAGGGCGGCGAGATCACGCCGAGCCTGAAGCTGAAGCGCAACGTGGTGACCAAGAACTACGCGACCGACATCGAGGCCCTGTACAAGAAGTAG
- a CDS encoding metallophosphoesterase: MRVHVVSDVHGNADALKRAGDGADALVVLGDLLDFVDYREHEKGIMGALFGAEKVGEFARLRREGTRDETVAYSRTLWASLDDPGAAVDEAIREQYATLFAAMTAPTYATPGNVDTPALWPEFAGEGIRVLDGEVAEIGGLRFGFVGGALLPDGVVPRRRKGAAWRPYLRDRADYEAGVAALTDVDVLCTHAPPALPELTYDVVARRSELGSAALLDLIREQRPRWSVFGHVHQPLAARARVGLTECRNVGHFKETGQPYVLRW; encoded by the coding sequence GTGCGGGTACACGTCGTCTCGGACGTGCACGGCAACGCGGACGCGCTGAAGCGGGCCGGGGACGGGGCCGACGCGCTGGTCGTGCTCGGTGACCTGCTCGACTTCGTCGACTACCGCGAGCACGAGAAGGGCATCATGGGCGCCCTCTTCGGCGCCGAGAAGGTCGGCGAGTTCGCCCGGCTGCGCCGCGAGGGCACCCGTGACGAAACCGTTGCCTACTCCCGGACGCTCTGGGCGAGCCTCGACGACCCGGGCGCGGCCGTCGACGAGGCCATCCGCGAGCAGTACGCGACGCTGTTCGCGGCGATGACCGCGCCGACCTACGCCACCCCCGGCAACGTCGACACCCCGGCGTTGTGGCCCGAGTTCGCGGGCGAGGGCATCCGGGTGCTGGACGGCGAGGTCGCCGAGATCGGCGGCCTGCGGTTCGGGTTCGTCGGCGGCGCGCTGCTGCCCGACGGCGTCGTCCCGCGCCGCCGCAAGGGCGCCGCCTGGCGTCCCTACCTGCGGGATCGCGCGGACTACGAGGCCGGCGTCGCCGCGCTGACCGACGTCGACGTGCTCTGCACGCACGCCCCGCCGGCGCTGCCCGAGCTGACCTACGACGTCGTCGCGCGCCGCAGCGAGCTCGGCTCGGCGGCCCTGCTGGACCTCATCCGGGAACAGCGGCCGCGCTGGTCGGTGTTCGGGCACGTGCACCAGCCGCTGGCCGCCCGCGCCCGGGTCGGCCTGACCGAGTGCCGTAACGTGGGTCACTTCAAGGAGACCGGGCAGCCCTACGTGCTGCGCTGGTGA
- a CDS encoding polyketide cyclase / dehydrase and lipid transport, whose product MNQAPPALDVVDETFLVVPPATVAAVFADPRSWTRYWPDLVLEVYTDRGDKGLRWTVRGALVGTMEVWLEPVLDGTLLHYFLRATPADAAGTPRALAPRDLRREFDRRARAAKAIALGLKEILEDGREPGVPPRGDE is encoded by the coding sequence GTGAACCAGGCGCCACCCGCTCTCGACGTCGTCGACGAGACGTTCCTCGTCGTCCCGCCCGCCACCGTGGCCGCGGTCTTCGCCGATCCGAGGTCCTGGACGCGCTACTGGCCGGACCTGGTCCTCGAGGTCTACACCGACCGGGGGGACAAGGGCCTGCGCTGGACCGTGCGTGGAGCGCTCGTCGGTACCATGGAGGTCTGGCTCGAGCCGGTGCTCGACGGCACCCTGCTGCACTACTTCCTGCGGGCGACCCCCGCCGACGCGGCCGGGACGCCCCGGGCGCTGGCGCCGCGCGACCTGCGCCGGGAGTTCGACCGGCGGGCCCGTGCGGCGAAGGCGATCGCCCTCGGGCTCAAGGAGATCCTGGAGGACGGGCGCGAGCCCGGAGTTCCTCCGCGCGGTGACGAGTAA
- a CDS encoding SRPBCC family protein — protein MAEQSTQSIEVDAEPSRVMAVIADFPAYPEWAKAVRQTEVLDTDAGGRAKQVKLTLDAGPIKDVYTLEYEWDGDGLGVSWHLVKGQMQKAQNGRYALEDLGGRTRVTYTLSVELALPMIGLLRRKAEKMVMDTALKELKKRAEG, from the coding sequence ATGGCCGAGCAGTCCACACAGTCCATCGAGGTCGACGCCGAGCCCAGCCGGGTGATGGCCGTGATCGCCGACTTCCCCGCCTACCCGGAATGGGCCAAGGCCGTCCGGCAGACCGAGGTCCTGGACACCGACGCCGGGGGCCGGGCCAAGCAGGTCAAGCTGACCCTCGACGCGGGCCCGATCAAGGACGTCTACACCCTCGAGTACGAGTGGGACGGCGACGGCCTCGGCGTCAGCTGGCACCTGGTCAAGGGCCAGATGCAGAAGGCGCAGAACGGCCGGTACGCGCTCGAGGACCTCGGCGGCCGCACCCGCGTGACGTACACGCTTTCGGTGGAACTGGCGCTGCCGATGATCGGGTTGCTCCGCCGCAAGGCCGAGAAGATGGTCATGGACACCGCGCTCAAGGAGCTCAAGAAGCGGGCCGAGGGGTAA